The DNA region TGATTTTTCTATCCTCTAAAGTCATTTTTATTGCCGAATATTGCTTATTTAAGTTTAGAGAATTTAAAATTCTAATTATTCTATTATCTCTTGCTCCTAAAAATATTTCCCGTGCTCCATATTCTTTAGCAATATTTTTGACTTCCTCTATTATTTCACCTGCAGCTATTTTTTTATTCTCTATCTCTTCATTTATATCCAAATTAACTACATAGGCTATTCCCTTTTTACTGCATTCTTTTAATATTATTAGTGCCTTCCCAACAATGTATTCTTCATTGATTTTTAAAATAACTCCTCCGCCAAAATCGTATTCCTCAGATTTAAATAAATTATCCATCTCTTCAAAGGATAATTTATTTTCTACATTTCTATTTATAAATTCAATTAGTTTCTCTGCTTCAATTTTACTTAATTCCAAATAATTTTTTATCATGCCATACACAATCCTTTAACCACATTAATTTATTCCTTTACCCAATAGTTACTACAATCATTTGTTCTTTCAATAAATCCATATTCAATTAAAGCTCTTCTTATAGTTGCATAATCTTCATATATTCTCTTTAAAATTCTATTAATTTCTTTTTCGGAATAAATCTTACCTTTAGAAAAATTCTTCACTATTTCCTGTAATACTATGATTTTCTTCTTTTCTCTAGCTGGATAATTTATTAATGCTCCATTTTCATCAATATAGGTTTTAATAACATCAACTTTTTCCTTATCAGTGATATTATATCTGTCATCTAGGGTAGTTGCTGTCTTATGGGCATCGCACATAACTTCTTTATCTAATTTATTAATCTTTTTATTTGTATTCTTTGAGAGTAAATCCATCAATGCTAAAAATAATTTTGCCTGCTTTTCTTTTTCTCTCAGCTTATAACGATGATTTCTAATAGTTGATTGAGCAACTCCAAGTTTTCCAGCGACTTCTTTATC from Clostridium pasteurianum BC1 includes:
- a CDS encoding DUF2087 domain-containing protein, with amino-acid sequence MDIKANELFWGATIDELKSGFAEEDGEYKCIICEEIFQKGRIYEINSELYDAGKAAELHIEERHGSMLQYLLEMNSTFTGLSDIQKKLLNLIAEGLSDKEVAGKLGVAQSTIRNHRYKLREKEKQAKLFLALMDLLSKNTNKKINKLDKEVMCDAHKTATTLDDRYNITDKEKVDVIKTYIDENGALINYPAREKKKIIVLQEIVKNFSKGKIYSEKEINRILKRIYEDYATIRRALIEYGFIERTNDCSNYWVKE
- a CDS encoding GNAT family N-acetyltransferase, yielding MIKNYLELSKIEAEKLIEFINRNVENKLSFEEMDNLFKSEEYDFGGGVILKINEEYIVGKALIILKECSKKGIAYVVNLDINEEIENKKIAAGEIIEEVKNIAKEYGAREIFLGARDNRIIRILNSLNLNKQYSAIKMTLEDRKIKYSSLKLVTLSDNNKKEYLAIYNDSFKEVPNGTTLTEREIDDYINKAYENKYYFIVLINNAMAGFLQFNIKDGVGEFDLGLIKAARGKGYGKQLLETAINFLDSKGITEISLTVITKNTLAYNMYKKRGFKENKLISHWFVLDYE